A region of the Antedon mediterranea chromosome 4, ecAntMedi1.1, whole genome shotgun sequence genome:
gtttttattaattaatattgcttatttatattatttttattttcctaTTGTAGGATGTCGACCGTATTCGAAATGCAGAGAAGCAAGTAACGCTGGCACTGAGGTGGTTTCAAAGTAAGTTCTTTTAATAGTAAGGGATCATGTCAAAGTTATtccactgcagttactgcaggcCTATTTAGAAAGCATTTTATCATACATAATACTGTTTGCAGTGACTGTCTCATCatcatatacaaaaaaaaactaacaTCATATGTTGTTGTAGTAAAataatgtagttactgcagtgcagtaaaataattgtttatatttatatataaatacctGCACCAGAGCTGGTGGATAGGGCTTCAACATGGCATCTGATTTAAGACAGCCATATTGTGAAGGGACTTTTAATGTGTTGAACTTTGATGCTATTAGAGTTTGCTATTTactttataacattttttttgaaaTGACAATtatgatttgtttacatttacagAGGTTATAGATAAGGAGGTGATGACCATGCTGTCAAACACTGCCACCAAGGTGCTTCAAGAAGTCATTGAATTGCATACAATACTTAAAACAACATTAAACAATGAAGACAGGTtagtgttattttgtttttattaaacagtattttgcaCAGACTCACCTTAGAAGGCGAAACGGCCTAGCTTCAATGTGATCTAGTTCTTTCTAGAGAGCATTTGTTGTGTACAGCACTGTTTCTAACCTCTGGTAGGGGACATCTTTGGGACCCAACATAGTATCctcttataaacaaataaataaatgttcattCCCTCATTCCTTTCTTGAAAAGTGTCTCCTTTAAAGCATTACAGTTAATATGGATGGCACGTTTTTGAACTGACTCCAGAAAAGGTGATGATTAGCTTAAATTTAAAGAGTGACAGGAAGTGTAATGATACTTGGGTCTATTCAGACCTTCAGAGATTTCCAGAGGTTTAAAGTGCTGTAGAAGCCACCTCTTTCGTTCACTGCAAAATcctaatatacaaaatgaatgGATGTAGTACCTCAATTTCTGACACAATATCTGAACTTTGTAGGTCAGATCATACCCTTGGTACAATCTGTATAGCCACATCCAGATTTAGAAACAGGTATCCATGGGTGTAGGTGACAGAGATGCCAGTTTCAAGCTGTCATAGGTGTATTTCTTTTTGCTTCTGGCAGTACTGTAATATGGaattattatagttattatcTTTTATTCTCTTATTATTATTCTCCTATTAAATGtcacattatttatataaagaTTAAATCTTGGTATTGAATAGTCTAAGCATTCCAGACTTTGTAACAAGACACCAAATTACAGACTGATTACATGTCATTACATGTGTTATGTCTCACTGAAACATATAGAGTACAGATAGAGTACAGATAGAGTACAAATAGAGTACAGATAGAGTACAGATAGAGTACAGATAGAGTACAGATAGAGTACAGATAGAGTACAGATAGAGTACAGATAGAGTacagataaataataatattaaagtaaatACTCTATGAAGGAGTTTTATTCGAAAATACCcttttttgtatttatgttaTACTATTAGATTGCCTATAAATAGGAAAAAATACAACGCAATTAATAAAATTTAGTAAAAAACGTTTAATTCCAAAGGATTTTCTATGGGGGCATTTATTCAACATGgggtgtttatttgaataaatatggtGAATTTGTTGTGAAACATCTATACCCTTCTCTTTGAGGAGGTTATTTCtgtgatttattttaaataatttttgttatcAATTCATCTTCTAGCACAACTGTAATGTCTGAACAGAGCAGAGTTAATCAGAATCTAGCCAAGTTGATTCACTGGGCAGACAAGGAGATGCTCAATGGCCACAAAGACATTGATAAGGCCTCAATAAAGATCATCACAAAAGACATGGCCGAAGGGGTGTCTGATCTCGTAAAACTTACCGTCACAAAAATTGAAGAAAAAGAACAGTTACAACAACGTCGTCATTCTGAAACGCAAGTTACACCAAGGATTAAGCGCTTATCTTCATTAGACCCGTCGGAGTAAGTTTTTCTTTAATATTGTGATGTATATCATTTATGCAAATAAGTATGGAAACACAAGTAAACAAGTATGTAGGGGTAAGAAGTCATGAAAGAAAATTATAAAGGCTTGAAGTAGAAAGTTCAAACATTCCTAATGTttaaattagtaggcctacattatttatTGGACAAACAGCAAAACTTAAATGTTGCAGATTAGATTACAGAATTTAACAAGCAACTACAGTAAATTCCTTGAAATTCAAACTTGAGAATACTAAAGTCCAGGTATTTCCTGATAGGAATGTTTTGTAAAAACCTGGTATTAGCTTGATTTTGATAGTACGTCACCAAGGAGATATTGAACAGTATTAAAAATAAGAATCCaattcaacattttattatttttcttttttttttcataaaaaaatatttatattcatttatttattcaacaataaaataaattattaaaaagtacaataatatataagTAGTAGTGTAGTATTCAGCAAGATAAtaagttattttatatattaaactaTTACATCTCTTGGTGACGTACTATCAAAATCAAGCTAATACCAGGTTTTTACAAAACATTCCTATCAGGAAATACATGGACTTTAGTATTCTCAAGTTTGAATTTCAAGGAATTTACTGTAGTTGCTTGTTAAATTGTGTAATCTAATCTGCAACATTTAAGTTTTGCTGTTCATAATTgcaacaatttatattttttaaataaaaataaaacacctaaaaatattttaatttttaaacattttttctggtgaaaatataaatttaaatattattgtattaaacacttttgtcattttgtgattttagtATGTCCAATGACATATATGATACACCACCACTAAGTCCACGAGAACGAGAGATCCTGGAAAAGACTCCACTGACATCATGGCCATCAGATGGTGATATTCATAATGGTTGTCATAGTGATCCAGGGGAAGATTGCACCCCTCCCCCAAAGCCATTCCTACCTGAAAACCGAGTTATAATTAGGCAGCAGTTGGAGATGTgagtacagtattttttttttttatgttgccAATTTTGTCCCCAATGATTTTGAACCAACTCAGCCGATTCtcaatactgtattaaattttTTCCAGTATTGTTGGCAAATTCTGGTAtcacatcacatgtgtttcataCCTGTATCATAAGGTACACTGTATTAGATACATAGTGCACTATATTATGAGATTTGCCTATGATACGGGACAAACATTGCCATAATGTGGAGATTACAGTACTGAAAATCAGGTGGCAGTTTTATTTATCACTGTAAAATActagaaataaaattataaaatttctTTTCAGGATTGATCCTATTCCACCCGCTCTACCACCTAAGCTTCGCTATTCAACATGTGATCACTCAAATTGGACTGACCCAGGAAGGGACTTAAATCGTTCAATCTCAAGTAGTTCAGGCTCATTGATGAGTCATCAATCGGACATAAGTAGCTCTGGAAGCTCTGCCAGCCGTACTGACTCGAAACGAAGCAGCCAAATATCTAGTACTACAAGCGAGGATCGTGTCTCTTTAGAATCTTCGCAAATATTATATGATAAAGAAAATCGAAGGCCGTCGCCAATTCCTGATCATTTAAGTATTCATTTGCATCCTGTGTCGGCGAATTACGATACAGGTTCGGAAACGTCTGATACCGGTGTTTTGAGTGATACACCGCCGGCGTTGCCTGAAAAAAGGCGGTATTTTCTTGGTCGTAAGCTTTCCGATTATGAGAATGTACCGGATGAGCGTAAACTTTctgattatgataataatacgGCCAATGATACTCCGATTCATGAACGCTTAGTGATTTCAATGGACGATGGACAATGCCGCTTACCTAGGGATATGGTTTTTGATGAAACCCCTGTTGATACAATTGATGGCATTGAAGATGGAGAGGAAGCACCTAGTCACAGTGAGTATAATCTGGAATGTATGATACTAAACTATAATtgcaattcaatttattttccaGAAAGACATATACATTctatacattgttttttttttatttcgaatcTTCACTATGTGCAAAATCAAAACAGATTTATGACGACATAATTAATGAGAAGAATTAGTTTCAAAAAGATGTTGCTGGTGACACTTTTCTTGCAGATTTTAGAAAATTGATAAATTCTCAGTAAATACTCTTAATATACACTAATGCAATGTAGACAAAATTCTTGTGATATCTCTTTTCTTCTCCATTATTCAACTTTGATTGgttaaaatataaacacaaacaaaccaATGTACAGAACAAGTGATCAAGTACCTTAATATCTATCTATATCAGGagaatataaattaatacttGCAAGCATAATGTACAATATGAATTAACAAGTACGCTTTGGTGGTTAAGATGTTTGTTTCCAATTTGAATGTTCTTGGTTCAAATCCAATCTGGGTTCATGGGGTCAGGATTTGTACTTAGACTTGTTACCACTCTCGGCTGAACATGTTCTTGATCActgtgtaataaaaataaaccaaattGCAGTACTCGCGCACATATTATGACATTGCACTCTCGATGATGTCATCAAGAATACAAcagaacatttatttaatatcatttgACCCACAATCTTCCAATCAAATTTACTTTAAGTctgttaaaatatgaaaacgACAATAAAGCATAGGGATATGTATGGTAGGCTTATATTCATGAagtaatacattttattcatttcttcTAGTCAATAATTATCTTGGATTAATTGATGGATATACGGAACAGCATTTTCAGGCGTCTTTTGTCACTAATTCAATTAACACCTGCAAACCTGGTGAAAGGCGATCGTTGGATTTCCTTATATCATCGTTTCCAGACGAAACACCACCTTTTCCTTTAGAGACATGCGATTCTCCGAAGGGGAACACCTTACCTCCAAAGCTACCAGCGAAAATGAAGGATGCTCTAggagtaagtttttttttatggaactTACAAACTAACTATAAtcacatttcatataaatttttatttaaaatttgagtCGACATTTTTAATTccttaaattatttaacattttatattagtatactttaattatatataatacttttattattattattgtttgaaaGGGAATGTCTTCATACATTGGTTTAAGCTCATCTATTGACATCTTTGGCATTTTGTATATACTTTCTGTGTACTttctaatttttgttttcatgctgaaattaaataaacagTAGTAACAGCACTGAAGTATGAGGATATGCCCTCATCTACTTAGCCGCAAGCTTtctaatatatttaaatcagaTGAAAGTTTCaacattcataattatatttttacagcAGGAAAGGCAGCGGTTATATTCTACTCCAGAAAGATCTCGGGTTCAAAATCCAGAACTCAAGAAAAAATCGGATAGTATGATATATAGTAGCGAAGATGTTAAAACAAGGTACACCTGCAGTAATCGTATTTACATTTCTATCTACCCACCAAAAgactattttaatttttgtgtcAATTAGTAACTGGTATTTTTAGACCTTTGCTACCATGTATCAAAATAACTGTAATGTTTAAAGATAACATGATTTCTGGCTTGTTTAAATTCTGAAGTCTTCTTTAGGCCAAATAATAGTGTTTTCAATTTGCAATAACCGACGACCAAACTACGTCATTTAGTTCATTTTGAACATATTGGAATATTGAGACTTGGAATATTGAAACATGTGTCCTCACCTCAACATATTTTGATGGTTTTTAgaacaaacaacaaacaacgACACATCATCAATGAACCTGACCTAGGTTGGTAGTTGGCCCTCAGCCGTTACAAATCGCAAGCTCCTTAATAGCAGTTGTTGACTATTTTGTAATTTAGCTTTCGTTAAATTTTACATCAAAATTGCTTTATTACATTCATCAAGCATTCTTAGGTGTGAAAATAGCAATTTTAGACTCTTATACTCATGTTTAGTACATTACAATAGCTAATAGctgaaataaaatttttttttctgtattatacttttttttaaattaaaattactttaTTCTTTATTGTAGTGGGTTAGAAAACCCTGCATCTTATCAAACTTCGGACACAGATATCGATGATGAAGGCCGAGGAATTCTTAATAAAACAGATGTATCCGAATACCTTGTAAGAAGTGAAGAAACTCCATCGGTAAGTTATAAATGCACAGACTCCTACGCTAACCCAATATTATCCTTTAGAAATAATGCAATTAAAGgtattgtttcacacaatacagtagaactcctttTAGAGAACATCTCCAGGATCAAACAAAGTTCCCCTTAAttgaggtgtcccctgaatagggttggCCGTAGTGTTGATCGATTGCGTCATGATTGGTCTCTCCTTTGCATTGCACTTTTAAATCATTGCGATGCGTCCTTGTGAAAACCGAGCTTAACTATGGTTGTAATGTATATCATCATTTTTTTCTAAACAGGATGGAAGTCCTCCAATTCGAGGTGGTCCAGTTGATGCCCTAATTGTGTATGCTGCTGACATGGACAAAAAGGGTAagaaaaatatatcatttaattCTTTGAATAAAAGGCCACTGCTGTAAGAACTACTGAAGCTCATTGCTTGAAAATCACCGTAGCAACTAGCAGGTTTTTCATAATTGCTACTTAAAGTTTATGTTGACTGGTTGTAATTTTAGGAAACTTGGTCTGAGGCTAGATCTGCAAATTTTTTCAGTTTAAGAAACTTGCAAGTTTATGTATTTTGTGTTAATTTATCAAAAATTGTCTTACTTATTTGCAAGTGTTGTGTTTTCAAAGGTTTGCTAATGTATAAATGCCCTAAAGCTGTGTGTTTCATGAGATATGATTAAACAAATAtcgatatatttttataatgtcaGCGTTATAAACTGAAATGATAAACACTCTAATATCTTGGCATTTACTAGGCTTACTCAGATTctgaataaattgaattgactTTTGATATTTATTTGTACTTAATCTATCAGGGTTTTCATTATTCCCTGACCTATTTTCCATTACTATTGATTCAACATTGACCTCTCATAGCTCAGCAGATCAAGGTTACTGTCAATTTGttcttaataataaaaacttgttaaatcTCACTTATAAGCTGTTGACTTAACACTTATACTGCCATCAGCCTATATGTATTTCATATACTATTGGACTGGAATAGCCAATTTACAAGAGGATAATAAGAAACATTATAACACACTTAAGTGTATCCTTAacatctgattggttaattttgtaTCACATGCTATTCGGTATTAGTTCTAATGCACATAAACGtaatatttaatgattttattaataGTTCAATTTATGCTTAGCAGTTTGAGAAATTTGTGCCACACGAGGCTTGTGAAACTTTTTACTCTCGTgccaaaacattttattcatgcATTTTATtctactgtagtaggcctaactatatatttatagttaaaTATTTGCATAGCCAggttaaagagtaaacaaaatacagtttactgcagtaacgcTATCTCTTTCTTGGTACATGTTATTATACAATTCATGTCATCAGTGTATTTTCTTGTGTAAAATCACAACATGCTTTAAGCAAATAACTATAAcagtacattaaaaataattcttaGCATATGTTGCCTCTCTTATTTCTCGCATATCATGATCTTTAGGCATTATTTATTAGTTACCCCAGATTTCAGCAGTATTGAGCGCACTTTTGCCCCAGAGGGAGTATATTATATTGCTGCAGCTGGTAATCAGTGTCATTGGCATTTTAACTCTCAATTTGGAAGcaaatttatactgtattcaaTGTTTTTATGTGATCATCTTCATTTTGATGGATGAATACTAAACATTCTAGGAAAAGTACATAAAGCATTGCAACACATATTGCGATCATCAAGTTTAGACTAGTTTAAACTTCAAAAGCTGCCTGATTTTCTTACACAAATAAGAAAAAATCATGAAAGCCTCAGGCCTAATGTACAGAATACATGAACAGAAGGTTTGAGCATTAATTCAGTTGATGTTTAAACTCTCAAAAATGTTTTGTATCTTAACACTAGTATGTCAATTCATCTGTTTATTTTGGGCACAGATAGTatagattttatattattttatttatttctcaaTGTTTCATTGGGGAGCATTCGATTTCCGAAGACCTAGGAACAAGGAACAAGTTAGCTTGCTTCCTCTCTTTATCCTTGATACCGTTTTGGTGGTTTTGACGACAAATCAATGCATTTATGACTTGATTCATCTGTCGTCATAAATCGAAAGCTCTCTATTTGTTGGGCCCtctgtatataatatatctcttgtagtatattaaaattatttataatttgtactttttattatttcagaTTTAGTATTCTACGAGGCATTCTTAACAAGCTATAGGACATTTATACTACCGAAGAATCTcatagataaattattatatcGTTACCGTAAATTTCGTAATAAACCCGACACAGCAGCTCGGTTAAGCCGTAACGCATTCTTTCTTCTACTACGAGTCGCTGGAGATCTCATGtaagtttaaaatataatttcaataaatttttttccaaaaatggcaaaatattcagaaatgaaatgtattattaaatgttttatggtattgatcagtgaTAGAAGTTGTAATTTACTAAAATCtatttttctatgttttttatGCTGAATAATAAGAACAATTAAAATGGCCTGCCAGCCAATTATGGTTTTGATATGTTTGAATAGCTTTTCATTAAACCCGAGAGGAACATTATATTGATCTCTATTGGTTgtgaaattaaataaagatatatgTATCAATATTAACTATCCACATAAACTGTTCAAAcaagatattttatattttctaataTAATCTTTTTTTCAGAGGTCAAGTTGATAATGAAATTTTGAAGAACTTAATGGACTTAGTTTTCCAATTACTATGTGACGGCGACTTAAGTTTAGCTAAAATCTTACGTGAGAAAATTTTATGCAAAATGGAACACAATAAAGATTTAATATTGAGCACGGCAAAAGTGCCCGTATGCTCACTGCCATCTACCATCAAGTAAGTGAAGCTTTTGATGTAAACATAAGCAAAACATAGGAAGCACCATATAATGTTCATAATGTCGACAGTCATAAGAATTTTAAACACTGAACCAGGAAGTTTGTGAATACTGTCACTGTCACTGGTACTGATGGTTGATGATTTCAAAGTTGAGGGCAGTAGTACTAAAACAATGAAGCtcattttgtttgtaatgtCTGCAATATTTAATTCACATGACAGTTCACAGTTTCTCTGCTTCTttcttatataaaataatattcataaacTCTTGATTTTGGGCCCCATtggtttaacatttttattgcaatGAAATGAATGTATTATTGTGTCCTTACTCATTACTCATTGTCTGTATTTTTAGGCGTGCTTCAATATTTGAATTCAAAGAATCTGAGATAGCACAACAGATGACAATTTTAGACTCTGAGTTATTCTTAAAGATTGAGGTGAGTTGAGATAGAAAAAGTTCTTAGTTTAATTTGCAAGCTGGGGATACTTTGATTAGGCCCTATAAAATCTCATAATAGTGAGCTTTCGCATTGGGATGGTAAATGATAGGGGAAGGTAGATATGAAAAGATACAgtcaattattataaaatgttaatctGCGAATGCATATAGTCCCAGTGTACTCTATTCCTTTCTCATCAGGACTATATAATAGGTTGATTTAATGTTTGGTCCAATAGAGAGAGCAAAGTTTATGATGTCATTTTGAATGCGTACTATGTCAGGAGGGGAATGACTGTCATCACTTGTGACCATCACGCTTGATTAATTATTGCCTCCTTCCTTCCTGGTGAAAAAGCTCCCTAATATATAGCGATCAGGACACTGAGTGAGGGTTAGTTTTACACTACAGCTTTTTGTTTTCAAcactgtttgttgttttttcctTCACTGTAGATTCCAGAAGTATTACTCTGGGCTAGAGAGCAGTCAGAGAAATTGAGTCCAAATCTGACAATATTTACAGAACATTTTAACAAGGTGTCATACTGGTGAGTATTAATAATTCatatcaatacaataatttgtatgtatgattgttgttaatatCAAAAGGAAAATTACATTATGCTGTTTCTTTTGCCTATAATATTTACGATGACAGGTTAGATTAAAAGCCAACAAACAGCCAAAGTCTACCTAGAAACACAGAATGTATTAACACCACCGTTATACCGACATAACTAGAATTGTTTCTTTCATTTTTCAGGGTACGTTCACTTATCTTGCAAGAGAGCAGAGCTAGTGATCGGGAAAAGTTACTTTACAAGTTTATCAAGATTATGAAGGTTAGTACAATTGTTGATAGTAAAACATCCCGtaggaatttaaaaaaaataatcctTTATAAAGAGTCAGTAATGTTTGAAGACAGGTAACATACCAAGCCATACAGtaacattaataatatgaccttcCCTATTACAGCAGAACTCCACTAAAGATGTCCCCCTTAATAAAGGTTCTACagaatttatttacttaaattatactatttttccCCTCAACAGTATTTGCGGAAACTGAATAACTTTAATTCATATTTGGCAATATTATCAGCACTTGATTCAGCCCCAGTCAGGAGGTTAGACTGGCCTAGATCATACGTAGAGGTAAGCCTACCAACATATACAATCTGTTTCTGTACTTttgtgtggtttttttttataattgaatatGTTTATGCCACATATTGAGATTTGAAAAAGGACTTTATATAGAGCTTTACTATTAGCTATTGTGATGAACCAAATGCAGCTCCAAACTGTGGTAAGGTAGCGTGTTTGTTAATACAGCCTTATACTCCATTAGGAGACATGGATGAACTATGTACCATAGCAGTGGGTCTATATGACAAGGTGGGCTGGTGGACACATCACTCAAAATCAATAACTAATAATTCCTTTTTCCACAACCTCAAAGAGTATTCTATTTTAAAACTATTCCTTCTTATTCCATTTAAAACTAATCTTTCTTTTTCAGGATCTTAAGGAGTATTCTATTTTGATTGATAGTACCTCATCATTCCGTGCTTACAGAGCAGCTTTAGCAGAAGCTGAGCCTCCATGTATTCCATATCTGTAAGTAGCCTACGTACTGCCTACAAATATTGTAAATCATTTCGTATCCTTCAgtatttattgtacagtatgacTATGAATCATAACCATGTAGATGATTTCTCagaaataacatattttattgtaccagtacctaataatattatttcattactCTTGACTTGCATGTTTGACTATAACTAATCTTTCTTTATAACAATCTTGATGTTTATgtacatctaaaaaattattaaattatcagTACAGTATATGATGTACTAAACTGCAGACCTTTTAGACTCTAAAACATCTTGATTATATTGTTAGAGTACTATGACGTACCACAAACCATCACCATCAGCTCCCTTCTGATAACTGAGCCATTGGAAAAATGTAcaatcaaacttttaaaatattgaatatccAATAGACAAAGGTAAACAACAGTAATATTCTGAACAGTGGTGTAATGCAGATGTCTGAACACTAGTGGCTCCCAAGGTGTTTTGAGcctttttcaacatattttaatgcattttttacCTCCAGGCCTTATAATCTCCGGCACCCTGGGTTTAGCCATTGATTGCTCATTGAAAGTTAAAATTGTTAAGATTGTTGGAtagaaattgaaaattaaataaaaatattacctTATTCTTTGCAGGGGATTAATTCTTCAAGATATCACATTCATTCACATTGGTAATCCAGATTCTTTGGAAGAAGGAATCATCAACTTCACTAAATGCTGGcaacattttacaatattgGACAGCATGCGAAGATTTAAGCAATAGTAAGTAGTACAGCAAAGGTCTTGGCTGTGGCTAggatagtattttattatatcagTGTCATGTTTTGTGTGTTCTGATATACATTGCATTTAATAACCGTGTGTCACATAAAAACCAACAACATACAGTAACCCTAACTGTTCTTTAAACTACATTGTGATGTCATATGTTAAAGTTAGGTTAACGTGTTCCATTTTTGAAGGATAACATGCTTGCTTATGTATATAGACTTTTAAATGTTACTTTTAAGGCTATAACCTAAAAAAGGTATACTTTTCATTACGATAAACCACCATTTACAATGACACTGTTTTCTTTGCAGCCAATATGATAATCTGGGGAAGAAAGAAAACTTAATATCATTCTTCAACGGATTCAATGACTATCTGGATGAGGAGGCTATGTGGCAGCTCTCAAAAGCCATCAAACCACAAGGTGGAGGAGGCGGAGGCAATTAAACAGAGATAGATAAACAAACGTATTTTATATGCTGTGTAAATGCATTGATGGTAACTGCCAGCAGATGGTAACACCTGTTGTGTCAACTCGGGCAGGTGGCAGAACCACAACTCCAGCCTAAACAGGTGTCTCAAACACCAGTGGCTGACACTATTCTTCAAGTGCAACTGTTTTAAGTGTGAAggtataatgtaaaacaatctTTTCAACGAATTCACTTGATTTTATTGTCGAACGTGACATCATTGAGTCAGTAATTCACCTACATCTGGGCATGTGTCAACATTAACCTTTCGTACAGGATGGATGGATAAGATATTATATCTGAATACAGAAAATATATCCAAAATGTTAACAGTTAACCAACTCTGCCTCTCTGTCAAAACTGTCATCTGTTAATATAAAAGCTGAAAAAGAGAACATACTCATTTATCTAAAACATGGTCGCTCTAAACAGTGCTTTATTTGAGCCACCTCTAGAACCATCCCATTTTTTATCTACCTCCAGTATCTAGCTGCTACTAGTTACATGAAGTATTGAAGAGATCTGAAGAAGCTGTTCTGAAAACATCTACATAATTTGGAACAAAGATTATGTATCGCAAACATGCAATAAATGCCTGTTTCTGTTTACTGTTAGATAGGCAAATGCACTACTATTAAATTAGAAGACCACTAATATCTTCTTAACTGAAATATTTGCACATATTTTGTTCTAATAATGTGCAGAAAATAGATTTTTGAAGCTTGCCACATTTCTCTGAAATACTAAGAAGAGAAAAAGACAAAACCACTCTCAAAGAGTGTTATTCAGTTTGTTGCATCAACTCTCAGTGTCTAGAaatagttatcaaatttgttgAAGAACTGCGTTAAACTGGACAGTATAAGACTTTTTGAAGTATCTTAACACAATATTCATTAAGAAGAGACATACCC
Encoded here:
- the LOC140046512 gene encoding rap guanine nucleotide exchange factor 1-like isoform X1, whose product is MSTLFDSLIAEGLGVATSAIGIDSSNSSYASKTLPSTFSKSGFYRTMKKNFTKQIDSPDRMKQKSKTLTRKHKTPKSSKATSLDAESPRNSMLKDVDRIRNAEKQVTLALRWFQKVIDKEVMTMLSNTATKVLQEVIELHTILKTTLNNEDSTTVMSEQSRVNQNLAKLIHWADKEMLNGHKDIDKASIKIITKDMAEGVSDLVKLTVTKIEEKEQLQQRRHSETQVTPRIKRLSSLDPSDMSNDIYDTPPLSPREREILEKTPLTSWPSDGDIHNGCHSDPGEDCTPPPKPFLPENRVIIRQQLEMIDPIPPALPPKLRYSTCDHSNWTDPGRDLNRSISSSSGSLMSHQSDISSSGSSASRTDSKRSSQISSTTSEDRVSLESSQILYDKENRRPSPIPDHLSIHLHPVSANYDTGSETSDTGVLSDTPPALPEKRRYFLGRKLSDYENVPDERKLSDYDNNTANDTPIHERLVISMDDGQCRLPRDMVFDETPVDTIDGIEDGEEAPSHINNYLGLIDGYTEQHFQASFVTNSINTCKPGERRSLDFLISSFPDETPPFPLETCDSPKGNTLPPKLPAKMKDALGQERQRLYSTPERSRVQNPELKKKSDSMIYSSEDVKTSGLENPASYQTSDTDIDDEGRGILNKTDVSEYLVRSEETPSDGSPPIRGGPVDALIVYAADMDKKDLVFYEAFLTSYRTFILPKNLIDKLLYRYRKFRNKPDTAARLSRNAFFLLLRVAGDLIGQVDNEILKNLMDLVFQLLCDGDLSLAKILREKILCKMEHNKDLILSTAKVPVCSLPSTIKRASIFEFKESEIAQQMTILDSELFLKIEIPEVLLWAREQSEKLSPNLTIFTEHFNKVSYWVRSLILQESRASDREKLLYKFIKIMKYLRKLNNFNSYLAILSALDSAPVRRLDWPRSYVEDLKEYSILIDSTSSFRAYRAALAEAEPPCIPYLGLILQDITFIHIGNPDSLEEGIINFTKCWQHFTILDSMRRFKQYQYDNLGKKENLISFFNGFNDYLDEEAMWQLSKAIKPQGGGGGGN
- the LOC140046512 gene encoding rap guanine nucleotide exchange factor 1-like isoform X2, which encodes MGWLEVIRDSSNSSYASKTLPSTFSKSGFYRTMKKNFTKQIDSPDRMKQKSKTLTRKHKTPKSSKATSLDAESPRNSMLKDVDRIRNAEKQVTLALRWFQKVIDKEVMTMLSNTATKVLQEVIELHTILKTTLNNEDSTTVMSEQSRVNQNLAKLIHWADKEMLNGHKDIDKASIKIITKDMAEGVSDLVKLTVTKIEEKEQLQQRRHSETQVTPRIKRLSSLDPSDMSNDIYDTPPLSPREREILEKTPLTSWPSDGDIHNGCHSDPGEDCTPPPKPFLPENRVIIRQQLEMIDPIPPALPPKLRYSTCDHSNWTDPGRDLNRSISSSSGSLMSHQSDISSSGSSASRTDSKRSSQISSTTSEDRVSLESSQILYDKENRRPSPIPDHLSIHLHPVSANYDTGSETSDTGVLSDTPPALPEKRRYFLGRKLSDYENVPDERKLSDYDNNTANDTPIHERLVISMDDGQCRLPRDMVFDETPVDTIDGIEDGEEAPSHINNYLGLIDGYTEQHFQASFVTNSINTCKPGERRSLDFLISSFPDETPPFPLETCDSPKGNTLPPKLPAKMKDALGQERQRLYSTPERSRVQNPELKKKSDSMIYSSEDVKTSGLENPASYQTSDTDIDDEGRGILNKTDVSEYLVRSEETPSDGSPPIRGGPVDALIVYAADMDKKDLVFYEAFLTSYRTFILPKNLIDKLLYRYRKFRNKPDTAARLSRNAFFLLLRVAGDLIGQVDNEILKNLMDLVFQLLCDGDLSLAKILREKILCKMEHNKDLILSTAKVPVCSLPSTIKRASIFEFKESEIAQQMTILDSELFLKIEIPEVLLWAREQSEKLSPNLTIFTEHFNKVSYWVRSLILQESRASDREKLLYKFIKIMKYLRKLNNFNSYLAILSALDSAPVRRLDWPRSYVEDLKEYSILIDSTSSFRAYRAALAEAEPPCIPYLGLILQDITFIHIGNPDSLEEGIINFTKCWQHFTILDSMRRFKQYQYDNLGKKENLISFFNGFNDYLDEEAMWQLSKAIKPQGGGGGGN